The Brassica napus cultivar Da-Ae unplaced genomic scaffold, Da-Ae ScsIHWf_1152;HRSCAF=1638, whole genome shotgun sequence genomic sequence TCAGATGAGTTCTTCAGTGAATCTGAGCACAGAACCGATCAAGATTCAGAAGCAAGAAGACTTGGTACATAGGATGTCTCCTGAAGTGTTTGGATCTCCTGTAAATATCGAGAAGAAACTCACAATGCCTCCATGGGAATCAAGAAGTGAAGGGAGTGATTCTAGCTCGGATCTGTTCGAGATAGACAATCTTACAGGTAAACCAAAACCTTTTCTTACAAGGCAAGTAAGTGATTATGCTCCGAGCGAAGTAAGCATAGAGTGGAGCGTAGTGACGGAAAGTGCAGCAGGTTTCTCGGTTATGTCAGAATGTGCAACAAGCCCTGTAAGAAGAAACCGCTCTTCTCATATTCCTCGGGTCCCTACTAAAAATGCACCGCAGATTCGGAAAACGAATAGCAGCAGCAGAAGTGGCGGTTTCTTGTTGAGCTGCAAGGGTTATAAGTCTGTTATGGTGTCTGGTGATTCAGAGAGAAGAAGTAGcatgaacaagaacaagaacaagacaTCCCCAAGTTATGTTCCAAGATTCCCAATGGAGACTACTAAACCTAAGAGTTTGGAAACACGAAGAAAATTTTCAGTAAAATTGTAAAACTTATGTAATGTCTTGTCGTGTTCTTGATCACAAAAGAAAACTCAAAAAGTGGAATTTGGTTAGAAAGTCAAAAAAACAGCATTTTAATCAAGTTAAAAACACAGATCCGGAATGCAGCAAAAATGATTAGACAATTATAAAACATTGGCTCCACCacgttttgttatattttttagaGAGAAAAAAGTTTTGTCAATTAGCTTCAAAGGGTTATAAATCAAACGTTTGTCAGAAAGAGCTATTAATGAGGAAACTTAAATAATGAAAGTGTCATTTTACCTAATATATCCAAAGATCATGACCCTAAAGGCCATTGTTTGTCTGTGATAAAGGCAAAGCAGACAAAAACCCATAACTGTTTCTTTGAATATAGGTATGAAGTGATGTGAGTGAAACTTAAGAACCAAAGGGCCTTGCTAAGAGAATAAATGCAAAGAAGATGTATGTCTTTGTAGCCAACTCATTATGGGAAAGACTGAAATTAACCCAAAGTGATCTTATCCACACTCCATTAAACCTTCTCTAGAGGTAAGTGTTGATTCTGAAAATGATTTAAATTTCAGTCCACCAGTAAAAGACCAATATTCCTTTAAGATTAaggaaaaaaagtatttttagcTGATTTtctaagaagaaaataaatatctggttttgaagttgaattaatATGTGTCTAGAAGATTGTAAATTATTCATTGACATAATCAACTTACAAACTCTAAAATTGGATTTTGCCCCAATCGTGTTTACTTTCTAGATGTTCTTGCTTTTTTCGGTACCTGATTCGGGTTTGTTCAAAACAGTAAGATTTCAAGAAACATCATGGATAAAAAAAACCCAAGACATCAAAGCTAATACAGTATGGGTTTGATCCAAAAATGTATGCAGATGTTGATGAAGATAAGCATTGTATCCTTCTCAAGGAAAATAATTGAGgctataaaatattaaagtaaatTTTAGAATCACATCATGATCTAACTACTCACCATATGTGGAGAAGAAAAGAACAGCAAAAGCAAGAAGACGTTTTGTACTCATTTTTATTGATTGGTTGGCCATGCTTCAAAGCGCCCACCTACTTTTATAAGGCAAGTGGGTACGGAAAATCGGATCCCACATGACAGAGAATGTCTGAGAGAAGTTCTTATCTTACTTCCTTCAGAGTTTGTGGTGAAACATTCACTTTCTTGAGGTGAACTGAAAGCTGTTCCCAAAGAGACACATGAGAAGCAGAAGACTCTTGCGTATAGACTATAGAGAGAAGAGTCTTGTGTGGTCGCTAACTAGTGTGATTGACAACAATTGTTTTTCCTTACCTAATTGACACTAATCTCTGTAATTACAATGAGTAGATTCATCGGTGTATGCATATATATGCTTGTAAGAACTAAAGGATGAACAAcgatttgattttcttttgttattatcAATGCATATCTGAATGTTGCATGCTGTATGTTTTGTATATGGCAACTTTGTACCAATCCATTTAGTTTACAAAATGCTATTATAGTTGTTTCTCCGAGGATTAGCTTTAGTTTTGGGAGTTATATGAGCTTTAGTTTTAAAGTAATTAGCCTAATCCAAGCTTTAAAGTAACGAGCTTGGTCCAACATTAATACAATTTATTTTCACAGATTATAGTTTATGTAAAAAACTACGTATTACATAAACTATAATCTGTGAAAAAAAATTACGTATTACATAAACTAATGATAAGATCATAGAATCTAATATAAGAGAAATTGAACATCAAAATCTCTCCATCACAATTATTAGAATCTCTGATATACAAATAATGCTTCAAATATTCACAGTGGGCCCAGCATATATGATATTCTGAAATTGGCATCTCTGATGCCTTATAACAAGGACATCTGATATGCAATCGGTATCTCCAGACATTTAAAACACGTAACGTATGGAACCAAATGTGCAATGTTATCTCTCGGTCTAGATTTTGATTACAGTACTGAGTCTCAAAAGGAAGTTTCATAATTAATTTCTGATTAAAGGAAAAGTTGGACTTTCACAAATTCAAGTGCATAGACGACTCTTAAATTGATTCCAGAGATTAAACTGATTATAATCTTAGCCAAAAGAGGCCCAGTAAGCTAAACATCATTTAGGCCCAACTACACCATTATAAGATAACATACCAGTTAGCCCAACTCGATTAGTTAACCACTTACATGAGAAAAAAGTACAATCCGATTACCGCCGGGTTACAAATTAATTTCTTAAAAGATGAGGGACCCAAAATTAAACTAGAGAATTGGCGGGATGAGCCAGGCCCGTGCAATAGTGCAACGCAGGGGCGACTCGTGAAGACCCAGATAGCAAGCTATCTTAACGGGCTTTCTCCCTCAAAAAATAGAGTTAATATCGTGTGGGCCGATGGCCCACATATCAGATATTAAACTGATAAGAACAGATACTACACTTGATCTTAGCCAAAAGGCCGAGAAAGGTATGATTTGCCTAGTCCATCAAGCTTCTCTTATATACACACGCCTTGAGAATGAACTAGTCATGCTCTACCGATGTGGGACAAATAACAAGACCTCTTCGAAGATATTATTAATCAATTTAATAAGTTAATTAACCTATTTTTCAACAATTGGACATTAACTGTAATAAAAGAACAATTAATACACACTCTCAGCGTAGGCCGGTAGAAaccagaagagagagagagagaagagagagaaagtagatctcaCTTGGGTTTCGGCGtacggccggcgcgtgagcgcGCGTACCGTCGCCGGAACCCGTTGTCTTTCAGTTTCTTGGTCCGGCTGCGGTCCTTTCCTCGTCATCTTCAGTGACCGCCTTGTCTGAACTCTGGATCTTCACCATCCGTGGTGTCTCGGTTCATGGAGCGAAGACGCGGTTGTTCGGAGTTGTCGGTGTGGTGATGACGTTCGTAAGATGGTTTTGGTTCCGGGAGATGGAGGCTCTCACAGCTTCGTCGCCGCCGGCTATAGTTACCGCGGGGTGGAAGTGTCCATTGCTTCACCGTCGTCGGCTCAAGTCCCCGGGAAGTGAAGGCTACCTCAGCTTCTCGTCGCCGGTTTCAGGTTTTTTAGTTGTCGTTATTTTGGTTTGGGGTTTGTTGTTGGATCGGGTTGGTCTTGGTTGGGGTTCTAGTTCTGATGCGGTGAAGCGTACGCCTTGTCGGAGAAGCTCTCGAAGAGTGATGATGCTCTCCGACGGGTAGATGGAGTTTCGAAGAACTGAGATGGGGTCGGAGGAGGCTCTACGGTTTCGGAGCTCCGACGAAAGTAAGTTGTGGTGAGGTGATTCCGGTGGTGTTTCGAGACGGCGGCGGTCGAGTCGAGGCAGATGCGACGCGTGTCGGGCTGATGGTTGAGATGCATCCACGTGTTCCGCAGTCGGCCTCCTTGACGAGTGGGTCGAGTCGTCGATTCACCGGTCGCGTGTTTTGGGCCTCTGGCCCGTTTAATGTCTTCGGTTGTAGTTTGTTGTTTGTGGGCCTCGTGTAGCCGTTTATGTATTTGGGCTGTTTATCCGTGTACTCTGGGCTTGGCCCATTccttttattaaaaatcaaccagttggaaaaaaaaaaaaaaaatacacactcTCAGCGTCTTTCCATGGCGGTGAGCTAGAGAGATCTTCGATTCAGGTAATAgcttttcctcttctctctTTCGAATCTGGTCTTTGCTTCTCGAAAAGTTTTTTTGATTTTGTGCGAGAGAGATTCTTACAAATCTGAATCTTGGATCTTGTCTGAAAATTCATGTCGCATTGTGTTCTGTGCGTTTCTTGTTCTTGTCTGAGTAATCAAGAACGGATAAATCACATGTTTTTGGAATGGATTTGGTTTCttgcatctctagctcagacaTGTTAAATTCTTGATTGGTATGAATCTTCTTCAGGTGATAATGTTACCGGAGAGAAGAAGCAcggttgcttcttcttcttcttaccagAACCCTTCTGGTCAGAATGATAATTCATTTCTACTTCTTAGAAGAGGAAAGAAGTTTGGTGGTAGGATAGGGAAGTTGAAGCTCTCacatttgttcttcttcttcgtctcgcttttcttcttctcttgcgTCTTCTCTGGCCATAAacttctctttcatggtaaagcTTTAATGTTTAGGAGAACAAGTTTGATAAGAGTATTTCATTAATTAACTAAACACTCTTTTATTGGTATGGATTTGATGTTTAGGTTCTGAGTTGTTACCTCATTCCGAGCGAAACCGTAAGCAAACTCTTTTCTTGTGCTATGGATTTGTGCTAAAAGCTACTGTGTTAAACTGGATTTTGATTCAAAATGTAGATCACTTGAAAACTCATCTCTTCACGTCATCGGAGCTTGATATGGGATTAAACTCATCCCACATCCAAAAACCACCAGGAAGCAAGAAGAGAAACAAAcgtatatatatctttttgaatCTCTACTTAGTTTCAGTTTTGTTTCTTGATGTAAGCTTATATGTTTGCAGATTTGCCTTGTGAAGTTCCACTTGCTGAGTCTGTTAATCAAATACTTGAGCCTCGGGAGTATTTAGATTCCAAGCCCTTTTCCTTAGGCTTTGTAGAGACAGAGACATGTGATAAGCCTAGATTTGGAGGGCATCAAACACTCAAGGAAAGAGAGAGGTCTTACTCTGCTATAAACCAGACAATTCACTGTGGTTTTGTCAAAGGAACTAATGGGTTACATCAACGTGCTGGATTTGATTTGACCGAAAAGGATAGAGCTTACATGAAGAACTGTGTAGTCTCTGTGTCTTCTTGCATTTTTGGAAGCTCTGATTTTCTAAGAAGACCTGCAACCAAAAAGGTTTTAAACTTTATCCTTAGTGAAATATTCATATGACACATAGTAGGGCTGGGATTTTTAACCTGCGGAACCGAACAGAACCAAACTTCGGTTAGTTCGGTGAGAAGTTCGGTTCGTTCGGTGAGAAGTTCGGTTCGGcaggttttataaaaaaaaattggttttcgGTTTGGTAATTGGTTAGTtcgttttttttcaaaaacaaaaaaaatgtcaacTAAAATTTTGAACCGGAGTAACCAATATTATCCAAAATTTGAACTCAACTAATtgaattaaccaaaattttgaaccgaactaaTTAAAACTACCCGTAATTAACGGGCTTTACCTAAATTTTTTaacgaaatataatttaaaccaaaatctTCTGTTAGTTTCGGTAAATTTTTCGAAAACCGAACAAGCCGAACCGAATtatccgaactatccgaacccgcaGGCCATAGTATTCATGTAGAGCTCTCATTTGCTTTGTTTGTTCTCTTCAGATCAGTGAGTTCTCGAAGCAAAATGTTTGTTTTGTGATGTTTCTTGATGAGCAAACACTATCAAAACTGGCTAGTGAAGGGCATGTTCCTGACAAGCAAGGCTTTGTTGGTTTGTGGAAAACTGTAGTAGTCAGCAATTTGCCTTACACTGACATGAGAAAGACAGGGAAAGTTCCAAAGTTTCTGTCACACCGCCTTTTTCCTTCTTCTAGGTGAGGTTAGTTTACTAGTACTCAAAGCTACTGAAACGCTTTGAATCAGTGAGCCAATCTTCATTACCTGTGCTTTTCTTTCAGGTATTCGATTTGGATAGACAGTAAGATGAGACTTACTACAGATCCTCTGCTGATAATTGACTTCTTCTTGTGGAGAACAAAGTCAGAGTTCGCTATCTCAAACCATTATGACAGACATTGTGTTTGGGATGAGGTGGTACAGAACAAACGGCTGAACAAGTATAATCACACTGCCATTGATGAACAGTTTATGTTCTACCGATCAGATGGACTAAAAAAGTTTGACCCTTCAGATCCTAACTCTCCTCTTCCAAGTTGTGAGTTAAtcaatcattcattcattcattcactTCTCTCTTACCAATCACGTTAAccctttttgtgtgtgtttgttaGATGTGCCTGAAGGTTCGTTTATAGTAAGGGCTCATACACCAATGTCAAACCTCTTCTCGTGTCTTTGGTTCAATGAAGTTGACCGGTTTACATCACGAGATCAGTTGAGTTTTGCATACACGTACCTTAAACTTCAGAGACT encodes the following:
- the LOC125596210 gene encoding probable hexosyltransferase MUCI70; translation: MLPERRSTVASSSSYQNPSGQNDNSFLLLRRGKKFGGRIGKLKLSHLFFFFVSLFFFSCVFSGHKLLFHGSELLPHSERNHHLKTHLFTSSELDMGLNSSHIQKPPGSKKRNKHLPCEVPLAESVNQILEPREYLDSKPFSLGFVETETCDKPRFGGHQTLKERERSYSAINQTIHCGFVKGTNGLHQRAGFDLTEKDRAYMKNCVVSVSSCIFGSSDFLRRPATKKISEFSKQNVCFVMFLDEQTLSKLASEGHVPDKQGFVGLWKTVVVSNLPYTDMRKTGKVPKFLSHRLFPSSRYSIWIDSKMRLTTDPLLIIDFFLWRTKSEFAISNHYDRHCVWDEVVQNKRLNKYNHTAIDEQFMFYRSDGLKKFDPSDPNSPLPSYVPEGSFIVRAHTPMSNLFSCLWFNEVDRFTSRDQLSFAYTYLKLQRLNPDRPLRLNMFKDCERRALTKLFHHRVDSSPHSPPA